In one window of Polaromonas naphthalenivorans CJ2 DNA:
- a CDS encoding VOC family protein has translation MKQTVFNRATEDVGNIAEFGHVNVRVPSQQCAIIFYIMGLGLTRDPYLRTGIDNAWINVGTSQFHLPVGPAQVLRGVIGLVMPDLDALMARLTSIQPLLQDTWFRFSRSGMLVEVTCPWGNRIRVHAPDAKRFGSMRLGMPYVEINTAPGAVPGIARFYRKMLGALANYGVDETGAFARIHMGLHECLIFRETVHALPPYDGHHLQITVADFSGVHRRLLERGLITEESSESQYRFQDITDLDSGTVLATIEHEVRSMRHPLFARALVNRPLDHAGER, from the coding sequence ATGAAACAGACCGTCTTCAACCGCGCCACCGAAGACGTGGGCAACATCGCCGAGTTCGGCCACGTCAATGTCCGGGTGCCGAGCCAGCAATGCGCGATCATTTTTTACATCATGGGCCTGGGCCTGACCCGCGACCCTTATTTGAGGACCGGCATCGACAACGCCTGGATCAACGTCGGCACCAGCCAGTTCCACCTGCCCGTCGGGCCGGCACAGGTGCTGCGCGGCGTGATCGGCCTGGTCATGCCCGATCTGGACGCGCTGATGGCGCGGCTGACCAGCATCCAGCCGTTGCTGCAGGACACCTGGTTCCGCTTTTCCCGCAGCGGCATGCTGGTCGAGGTGACCTGCCCCTGGGGCAATCGCATCCGCGTGCATGCGCCGGACGCCAAGCGTTTTGGGAGCATGCGTCTGGGCATGCCTTATGTCGAGATCAACACCGCTCCCGGCGCCGTGCCGGGCATTGCGCGCTTCTACCGCAAGATGCTGGGTGCGCTGGCGAACTACGGCGTTGATGAAACAGGTGCCTTTGCGCGTATCCACATGGGCCTGCATGAATGCCTGATTTTTCGCGAGACCGTTCATGCGCTGCCACCCTACGACGGCCACCATCTCCAGATCACCGTGGCTGATTTTTCGGGCGTTCACCGGCGACTTCTTGAGCGCGGCCTGATCACCGAGGAAAGCAGCGAGAGCCAGTACCGCTTCCAGGACATCACCGACCTGGACAGCGGAACAGTGCTCGCCACGATTGAGCACGAGGTGCGCAGCATGCGCCATCCGCTGTTTGCGCGTGCGCTGGTCAACCGGCCGCTTGACCACGCCGGCGAGCGCTAG
- a CDS encoding LysR family transcriptional regulator, with amino-acid sequence MTQPDKGDTALADIKLLRLLDLLYNTRSVTRAAEQLGQSQPTVSIWLARLRRQLGDPLFVRTPEGMLPTPRTDALIATVREVLEGLRRLSESESRFDPATAQRGFRIFMTDASHITLLPRLFSHVRALAPQVRLEAATIDARMAPALQSGEGDLALGLVPGLEAGFYQQTLFGQDWICLCNARHPRIGEMFTLQDYAAEAHIGIVSGTGYQLLDGALKSQGIARRVLLELPGFLGLAAILSTSDLVATLPRHIGETLANAAGLRVLPCPFEIPGFTVKQYWHARYHHDAGNRWLRGVCAELFMK; translated from the coding sequence ATGACCCAACCCGACAAAGGCGATACCGCACTTGCCGATATCAAGCTGCTGCGGCTGCTGGATTTGCTCTACAACACGCGCAGCGTGACGCGCGCCGCAGAGCAGCTGGGGCAAAGCCAGCCCACGGTCAGCATCTGGCTGGCCCGGCTGCGCAGGCAGCTCGGTGACCCGCTGTTCGTGCGCACACCCGAAGGCATGCTGCCGACGCCGCGCACCGACGCGCTGATCGCCACGGTGCGCGAGGTGCTGGAGGGACTGCGCCGCCTGTCCGAATCGGAATCGCGGTTTGACCCGGCCACGGCGCAGCGCGGGTTCCGCATCTTCATGACCGACGCCAGCCACATCACGCTGCTGCCGCGCCTGTTTTCCCATGTGCGCGCACTGGCGCCCCAGGTCCGGCTGGAGGCGGCGACCATCGACGCGCGCATGGCGCCGGCGCTGCAGTCGGGCGAAGGCGATCTGGCGCTGGGCCTGGTGCCGGGGCTGGAGGCCGGTTTTTACCAGCAGACCCTGTTCGGCCAGGACTGGATTTGCCTGTGCAACGCCCGCCACCCGCGCATCGGGGAAATGTTCACACTGCAGGACTACGCGGCCGAGGCGCACATCGGCATCGTGTCGGGCACGGGCTACCAGTTGCTCGACGGTGCGCTGAAAAGCCAGGGCATTGCGCGGCGCGTGCTGCTGGAATTGCCGGGTTTTCTGGGCCTCGCCGCCATCTTGTCCACCAGCGACCTGGTCGCCACCCTGCCCCGCCACATCGGTGAAACGCTGGCGAACGCGGCCGGCCTGCGCGTGCTGCCCTGCCCGTTCGAGATTCCCGGCTTCACCGTCAAGCAGTACTGGCATGCCAGGTACCACCACGATGCCGGCAACCGATGGCTGCGCGGCGTGTGCGCCGAATTATTCATGAAATAG
- a CDS encoding ketopantoate reductase family protein, whose protein sequence is MKICVLGAGALGCAIGGVLTEAGNEVWLVNRGQAHVDAMKQHGLVMRDQGVDRVVKVRATTDCREIASTAGPVDLVIVLVKSFHTRAAIERALPIVGEHTVVMSLQNGLGHEDMLAEVVGRGKVLAGKTYAGGVMLALGHIIAGTQGKETHIGELGGGITERASRIADTFNRAGLITTVSPNIMGTMWDKLLVNVATGALSGITRLPYGELYQVPEVEACAIAAVAEAMAVARASGIQLSITEPRQPWAVAAAGLPPEFKASMLQSLEKGSVTEIDYINGAVVRQGAKVGVPTPVNQALVACIKGVERGLPR, encoded by the coding sequence TTGAAAATTTGTGTACTGGGCGCCGGCGCCCTGGGGTGCGCCATCGGCGGCGTGCTGACCGAAGCGGGCAACGAGGTGTGGCTGGTCAACCGGGGCCAGGCGCATGTGGACGCCATGAAGCAGCACGGACTGGTGATGCGCGACCAGGGCGTTGACCGCGTGGTCAAGGTGCGGGCCACCACCGACTGCCGCGAGATCGCCAGCACGGCCGGTCCTGTTGACCTGGTCATCGTGCTGGTCAAGTCCTTTCACACCCGTGCGGCGATTGAACGCGCCTTGCCCATCGTCGGCGAGCACACGGTCGTGATGTCGCTGCAAAACGGACTGGGCCATGAAGACATGCTGGCCGAGGTCGTGGGGCGCGGCAAGGTGCTGGCCGGCAAGACCTACGCGGGCGGCGTGATGCTGGCGCTGGGCCACATCATCGCCGGCACGCAGGGCAAGGAAACGCATATCGGCGAACTGGGTGGCGGCATCACCGAACGCGCAAGCCGCATCGCCGACACCTTCAACCGCGCCGGCTTGATCACCACCGTCAGCCCCAACATCATGGGTACGATGTGGGACAAGCTGCTGGTCAACGTCGCCACCGGCGCGCTGAGCGGCATCACCCGTTTGCCTTACGGCGAGCTGTACCAGGTGCCTGAAGTGGAGGCCTGCGCCATTGCCGCCGTGGCCGAGGCCATGGCCGTGGCGCGCGCCAGCGGCATTCAATTGTCGATCACCGAGCCGCGCCAGCCCTGGGCCGTGGCCGCCGCTGGCTTGCCGCCCGAATTCAAGGCGTCGATGCTGCAAAGCCTGGAAAAAGGCTCGGTCACCGAGATCGACTACATCAACGGCGCCGTCGTGCGCCAGGGCGCCAAAGTCGGCGTACCCACCCCCGTCAATCAGGCCCTGGTGGCCTGCATCAAGGGCGTTGAGCGGGGCCTGCCGCGCTAA
- a CDS encoding VOC family protein produces the protein MAYSNKSYVEHVAVRVKDIQWHINFFHEVLGMDVREIDGPLDAPNQYWTIGGMQLMSTPGFEAPPSNDAGWLAHLGIMVDDLEGALQAAQSWGVKALPQGRNWLQLPDGLAIELIQAHGNSVAEALAVKPRA, from the coding sequence ATGGCTTACAGCAACAAATCCTATGTCGAGCATGTCGCCGTGCGCGTGAAGGACATTCAGTGGCACATCAACTTCTTCCATGAAGTGCTGGGCATGGACGTGCGCGAGATCGACGGCCCGCTTGACGCGCCCAACCAGTACTGGACGATAGGCGGCATGCAGCTCATGAGCACGCCGGGCTTCGAGGCGCCGCCCAGCAACGACGCGGGCTGGCTCGCGCACCTCGGCATCATGGTGGACGACCTGGAAGGCGCCTTGCAGGCGGCCCAGAGCTGGGGCGTGAAGGCGCTGCCGCAGGGCCGCAACTGGCTGCAGCTGCCCGATGGCCTGGCCATCGAGCTGATCCAGGCCCACGGCAACAGCGTCGCCGAAGCGCTGGCCGTCAAGCCCAGGGCCTGA
- a CDS encoding MaoC family dehydratase, translating into MPKPNIQFTTPEKYWDDAQVGDECTSPTYLVTAERIDAYAELTGDFTPVHVDEEYANASHFGCRVAHGLMGLSVADGLKTQCEYRFLPGMSLGWTWDFLLPIRINDVLHIKFHVESMRASKSKPGWGIVILPAELINQHGQVVQKGEHRLMVPRRPTAATA; encoded by the coding sequence ATGCCTAAACCGAATATCCAGTTCACCACGCCCGAAAAATACTGGGACGACGCCCAGGTCGGCGACGAATGCACCAGCCCGACCTATCTGGTGACTGCCGAGCGCATTGACGCCTATGCCGAACTCACCGGCGACTTCACGCCCGTGCATGTGGACGAGGAATACGCCAACGCCTCGCATTTTGGCTGCCGCGTCGCCCATGGCCTGATGGGGCTGTCGGTGGCCGACGGCCTGAAAACCCAGTGCGAATACCGCTTTTTGCCCGGCATGTCGCTGGGCTGGACCTGGGACTTTTTGCTGCCGATCAGGATCAACGACGTGCTGCACATCAAATTTCATGTCGAAAGCATGCGGGCCTCCAAAAGCAAGCCCGGCTGGGGCATTGTGATTTTGCCCGCCGAGCTGATCAACCAGCACGGCCAGGTGGTGCAAAAAGGCGAGCACCGCCTGATGGTGCCGCGCCGCCCGACGGCAGCCACCGCCTGA
- a CDS encoding CaiB/BaiF CoA transferase family protein: MLDSSQNKSAQALPLAGIRVIDYSHFLAGPHMSRCLSAMGAEVIKVERPVAGDAGRASPTMVKGQSGYFMQQNMGKQGLCINLRDPRGLEMMHKLTDSADVFVENYRPGALNKLGLGYEELSTRNPKLVYCSVSAYGHTGPDSHRPGFGLIAEAKSGAMSLIGVPGEPPPLFRMPIADMYAGMHGVSAICAALFGRVTSGLGQHIDIALYDCMISMHDFAAQSYLMSGGTELPVQTGHDLPQSTVYGVFSAKDGYLVIAAQMTDTWKSLARLIGGEAYALDTNLHSQAGRNANRESILAKVREWTLAQASSEACCAALDAAGVPAAPVQTIDKVLSDPQTLARDMVVEQDHPLLGKIKLPNLPFRFSGCDTSPSGPAPMLGQHNREIAASVGYSAQDIDAMEQDGVLYSEAQA, translated from the coding sequence ATGCTTGATTCATCCCAAAACAAGTCCGCCCAGGCGCTGCCGCTGGCCGGCATCCGCGTGATCGACTACAGCCACTTCCTGGCCGGCCCGCACATGTCGCGCTGCCTCTCGGCCATGGGCGCCGAGGTCATCAAGGTCGAGCGGCCGGTGGCCGGCGATGCCGGCCGCGCCAGCCCGACGATGGTGAAAGGCCAAAGTGGCTACTTCATGCAGCAGAACATGGGCAAGCAGGGCCTGTGCATCAACCTGCGCGACCCGCGCGGTCTGGAGATGATGCACAAGCTCACCGACAGCGCCGACGTGTTCGTCGAAAACTACCGCCCCGGCGCGCTGAACAAGCTGGGCCTGGGGTATGAAGAGTTGTCCACGCGCAACCCCAAGCTCGTCTATTGCTCGGTGTCGGCCTACGGGCACACCGGCCCCGACTCGCATCGGCCGGGGTTCGGGCTGATTGCCGAGGCCAAGAGCGGCGCGATGTCCTTGATTGGCGTGCCGGGCGAGCCGCCGCCGCTGTTTCGCATGCCGATTGCCGACATGTACGCCGGCATGCACGGCGTGTCGGCGATTTGCGCCGCGCTGTTCGGGCGCGTGACGAGCGGCCTGGGCCAGCACATCGACATTGCGCTGTACGACTGCATGATCTCCATGCACGACTTCGCCGCCCAGAGCTACCTGATGAGCGGCGGCACCGAGTTGCCGGTGCAGACCGGCCACGATTTGCCGCAAAGCACGGTGTACGGGGTTTTTAGCGCGAAAGACGGCTACCTGGTGATTGCCGCGCAGATGACGGACACCTGGAAAAGCCTGGCGAGACTGATTGGCGGCGAGGCCTATGCGCTTGACACGAATCTGCACAGCCAGGCTGGCCGCAACGCCAACCGCGAGTCGATTCTGGCCAAGGTGCGCGAATGGACGCTGGCGCAGGCCTCTAGCGAGGCGTGCTGCGCGGCGCTGGACGCCGCCGGCGTTCCGGCCGCGCCGGTGCAGACCATCGACAAGGTGCTCAGCGACCCGCAGACGCTGGCGCGCGACATGGTGGTCGAGCAGGACCACCCGCTGCTTGGCAAGATCAAGCTGCCCAACCTGCCGTTTCGCTTCTCCGGCTGCGACACCTCGCCCAGCGGCCCCGCGCCCATGCTGGGCCAGCACAACCGCGAGATTGCCGCGAGCGTGGGTTATTCGGCGCAGGACATCGACGCCATGGAGCAGGACGGCGTTCTTTATTCGGAGGCACAGGCATGA
- the aroE gene encoding shikimate dehydrogenase, with translation MTDRYAVIGNPIHQSKSPLIHGMYAQATGQDIDYTTIEGPPGGFAGAVDAFRAAGGRGLNITAPFKLDAFAYATERSERAQLAGAANAMKFDGERVLAENFDGVGLVRDVVHNLNTPLKGKRVLLLGAGGAARGALLPFLEQQPAELVIANRSLDKALELARIGAASGAGVVRGCAYQDLAGQTFDVVFNATSASLRAELPPVPASVFAPGCLAYELAYGKGLTPFLRLAQNAGVRQLADGVGMLAEQAAEAFEWWRGVRPDTRAVIEKLTIPLV, from the coding sequence ATGACTGATCGCTATGCCGTCATCGGCAACCCCATTCATCAGAGCAAATCGCCCCTGATCCACGGCATGTATGCGCAAGCCACCGGCCAGGACATCGACTACACCACCATCGAAGGCCCGCCGGGCGGATTCGCCGGCGCGGTCGATGCCTTCCGCGCCGCCGGCGGCCGGGGCCTGAACATCACCGCGCCGTTCAAGCTCGACGCCTTTGCCTACGCCACCGAGCGCTCGGAACGCGCCCAGCTCGCGGGCGCGGCCAATGCCATGAAGTTCGACGGCGAGCGCGTGCTGGCCGAGAACTTCGACGGCGTCGGCCTGGTGCGCGACGTGGTGCATAACCTGAACACGCCGCTCAAGGGAAAACGCGTGCTGCTGCTGGGCGCGGGCGGTGCCGCCCGGGGCGCGTTGCTGCCCTTCCTGGAGCAGCAGCCCGCCGAACTGGTGATTGCCAATCGCAGCCTGGACAAGGCGCTTGAACTTGCCCGCATCGGCGCTGCTTCGGGCGCCGGTGTCGTGCGCGGCTGCGCTTACCAGGATCTGGCGGGGCAGACCTTCGACGTGGTGTTCAACGCCACCTCGGCCAGTTTGCGCGCCGAACTGCCGCCGGTGCCGGCCAGCGTGTTCGCGCCCGGCTGCCTGGCCTATGAACTGGCTTACGGCAAGGGCCTGACGCCTTTCCTGCGCCTGGCGCAAAACGCCGGCGTCCGGCAACTGGCCGACGGTGTGGGCATGCTGGCCGAACAGGCTGCTGAAGCCTTTGAATGGTGGCGCGGCGTGCGGCCCGACACCCGCGCGGTGATTGAAAAACTGACCATTCCGCTGGTTTAA
- a CDS encoding TRAP transporter small permease gives MIKKLIDGYCQLISYLIAAALAVMVVLVFGNVFMRYAFDSGFILSEELSRWLFVWLTFLGAIVAVRDNGHLGTDMLVGRLGPLGKKVCMGLSLVLMLFCLWLLFKGSYDQTVINWETTSAVMEVSMSWFYASGMVFSVLSAPILLGNLWRLLSGQIDDEHLLLMQESEDAPHGDAGKSH, from the coding sequence ATGATTAAAAAGTTGATCGATGGTTATTGCCAGCTCATCAGCTACCTGATTGCCGCAGCCCTGGCGGTGATGGTCGTGCTGGTGTTCGGCAACGTGTTCATGCGCTATGCCTTCGACTCGGGCTTCATCCTGTCCGAAGAGTTGTCCCGCTGGCTGTTTGTCTGGCTGACCTTCCTGGGCGCGATCGTGGCGGTGCGCGACAACGGCCACCTGGGCACCGACATGCTGGTGGGACGCCTGGGGCCATTGGGCAAGAAAGTCTGCATGGGCCTGTCGCTGGTGCTGATGCTGTTTTGCCTGTGGCTGCTGTTCAAGGGCTCCTACGACCAGACGGTCATCAACTGGGAAACGACCAGCGCGGTGATGGAAGTCTCGATGAGCTGGTTCTATGCCTCGGGCATGGTGTTTTCCGTGCTGAGCGCGCCGATTTTGCTGGGCAACCTGTGGCGCCTGCTGAGCGGCCAGATCGACGACGAGCACCTGCTCTTGATGCAGGAATCCGAAGACGCTCCCCACGGCGATGCCGGCAAATCCCACTAA